In a genomic window of Occallatibacter riparius:
- a CDS encoding TrbI/VirB10 family protein, with amino-acid sequence MRGTDSKREATVEAGSEAEDRNIIDADVDSVVRGAGGADTPKAKRVRPLAGLIVIGLVVLAAGYMQHGLKNRKMKKTVQADAPRTATGPATVSEKSWMDDQARLGLNTGSSHALPPSLEPRTSITGETADGAARQGDGLHAAGRSSIPPLQYSQTPVSTAANGSLSFAEERRLELYKREQEAIESSTSIKGASNSFGREAESGKQTAVTDPMQSVAAALLRARADQAASVPQQPASGSGENSEQNMSDFDRQNAQFDKEGFANKANSKTESDYLPRARTAALGKFEVKSGWLIPAVLEQELNSDLPGLIRALVRENVYDSVTGQYLLIPAGSTLIGMYNSHVNYGQDALQAVWKRIIFPDGSSLQLGAFEGDDSQGAAGYRDQVDSHWARIFSGALLTSLFAMGVQLSQGQNSSVLQSQSVGQQAGAAVGQQVGQLGVEVTRRNLNIQPTIRIRPGYRFFVRVEKDILFKGPYTPMRAGE; translated from the coding sequence GTGCGAGGCACCGATTCCAAGCGCGAGGCGACGGTCGAAGCCGGCTCTGAAGCCGAGGACAGGAACATTATTGACGCCGATGTGGACAGCGTAGTTCGTGGCGCCGGCGGCGCAGATACGCCCAAGGCAAAGAGAGTTCGACCCCTGGCCGGGCTGATCGTCATCGGTTTGGTCGTTCTCGCTGCGGGGTATATGCAGCATGGCCTGAAAAATCGGAAGATGAAGAAAACGGTGCAGGCCGATGCGCCTCGCACAGCAACAGGGCCGGCGACCGTCTCTGAGAAGAGCTGGATGGACGATCAGGCGCGGCTCGGTTTGAACACGGGTTCCTCCCATGCGCTGCCTCCGTCCCTGGAACCTCGAACTTCGATTACGGGCGAGACGGCCGATGGGGCCGCACGCCAGGGCGATGGACTGCATGCAGCAGGGCGATCTTCGATTCCCCCGCTCCAATACAGCCAGACGCCCGTCTCCACCGCCGCCAATGGCTCCCTGTCATTTGCCGAAGAACGACGGCTGGAGCTGTACAAACGAGAGCAAGAGGCTATCGAATCCAGCACGTCGATCAAAGGAGCATCGAATTCCTTTGGGCGAGAGGCTGAATCTGGCAAGCAGACGGCAGTAACTGACCCTATGCAGTCCGTCGCGGCTGCGCTCTTGAGAGCAAGAGCCGATCAAGCCGCCAGCGTGCCGCAACAACCGGCTTCCGGATCGGGCGAGAACTCAGAACAGAACATGAGCGACTTCGATCGCCAGAATGCTCAATTCGATAAAGAGGGATTTGCCAATAAGGCAAATTCGAAAACGGAAAGTGATTACCTCCCGCGCGCCCGCACCGCGGCGCTGGGAAAGTTTGAGGTCAAGTCCGGATGGCTGATCCCCGCCGTGCTGGAACAGGAGCTGAACTCCGATTTGCCCGGCTTGATTCGTGCCCTTGTCAGGGAAAACGTCTATGACTCGGTCACCGGTCAGTATTTGCTCATTCCGGCTGGCTCAACCCTTATTGGAATGTACAATTCACACGTCAATTATGGCCAGGACGCCTTGCAGGCCGTCTGGAAGCGCATCATCTTCCCGGATGGGAGTTCACTGCAATTGGGCGCATTCGAGGGCGACGACAGTCAGGGCGCAGCCGGATACCGCGATCAGGTGGACAGCCATTGGGCTCGCATTTTTTCCGGTGCGCTGTTAACCTCCTTATTTGCAATGGGAGTTCAACTGAGTCAGGGCCAGAATTCCTCGGTGCTCCAGAGCCAGAGCGTCGGCCAGCAAGCCGGCGCCGCGGTAGGGCAGCAGGTCGGCCAGCTTGGAGTCGAGGTGACTCGGCGGAACCTGAATATTCAACCTACGATCAGGATTCGGCCTGGTTACCGGTTCTTCGTCAGGGTCGAAAAGGATATTCTGTTCAAAGGTCCGTATACCCCCATGCGAGCCGGGGAATAG
- the trbG gene encoding P-type conjugative transfer protein TrbG, whose amino-acid sequence MRFSIAVLLGVACSLPAQTKTPSTDARQSGAPAGTSQQYNDLPNYDFNGALQKLRGQTTPAIPPLRTNPPSVAAGAASKPAGAPPDWRAPHVELNATAASAASVADAWESSFNLPTPGADGRVLYTFGEGMPVVVCAPLRVCALELEPGEHIQSPPQIGDGRRWEVTPVASGSGLTQTALLIIKPIEAGLDTDLVVPTDRRTYVVRLVSDATRYISTVAFRYPANDPAKWSAFQAQQDAAARSAEEQRKEKSLPDTGTGMTPNALDHLYFDYKVDGDPDMKPVRVLDDGQHTYIFYPNDGRFREVPTLMIDVSGKTELVNFRVDGNRYVVDRLFDKGVLLLGVGKKQKKVTITRAQDYASSANPGGRG is encoded by the coding sequence ATGAGATTTTCAATCGCAGTTCTCCTTGGAGTCGCTTGCTCGCTTCCGGCGCAGACGAAAACGCCCTCGACGGACGCTAGGCAATCTGGTGCGCCTGCTGGCACTTCGCAACAATACAATGACCTCCCGAACTACGATTTCAACGGAGCACTGCAGAAGCTTCGCGGCCAGACCACTCCTGCGATCCCGCCGTTGCGCACGAACCCTCCTTCCGTTGCAGCCGGCGCGGCTTCGAAACCGGCTGGCGCTCCGCCTGATTGGCGCGCGCCTCATGTGGAACTAAATGCCACTGCGGCAAGCGCGGCATCGGTGGCAGATGCTTGGGAGTCGAGTTTCAACTTGCCGACGCCCGGCGCGGACGGACGTGTCTTGTACACATTCGGGGAAGGCATGCCGGTGGTGGTTTGCGCGCCTCTACGCGTGTGCGCATTGGAACTCGAACCCGGAGAGCATATCCAGAGTCCGCCGCAGATTGGCGACGGGCGACGCTGGGAAGTGACTCCAGTCGCGTCCGGCTCCGGGCTGACTCAGACGGCGTTGCTCATCATCAAGCCCATCGAAGCGGGCCTTGACACAGACCTAGTTGTGCCCACAGATCGGCGTACATACGTCGTGCGCCTGGTTTCGGACGCCACGCGCTACATCTCGACCGTCGCTTTTCGATATCCCGCTAACGATCCCGCGAAGTGGTCAGCGTTTCAGGCACAGCAAGATGCTGCCGCACGAAGTGCCGAAGAACAGAGAAAGGAAAAGTCCCTGCCTGATACCGGAACGGGCATGACTCCCAACGCACTGGATCATCTCTATTTCGATTACAAAGTGGACGGTGATCCCGACATGAAGCCCGTGCGGGTCCTGGACGACGGTCAGCACACGTACATCTTCTATCCAAATGACGGCCGATTCCGCGAAGTCCCCACGTTGATGATCGACGTAAGTGGCAAAACCGAGCTGGTCAACTTCCGGGTCGACGGCAACCGCTACGTCGTGGACCGCTTATTCGATAAAGGCGTTCTCCTGCTCGGAGTCGGCAAGAAGCAGAAAAAAGTCACGATTACACGAGCGCAGGATTATGCAAGCTCGGCCAATCCAGGTGGGAGGGGCTAG
- the trbF gene encoding conjugal transfer protein TrbF: MATTSKTLNPYTAARQEWDERYGDLISRAKHWRLIAFLSMSTTLVCVTGMVTIGYRSHTVPYVVALDDVGRAVPVIPAKQVAVKDVRLQEATVARWITNLRTVEIDPVVQRKMVDEVYALASASSAASQTLTDWYQQNSPFARLQKETVDISIESIVQQSPKSYEVVWTEATHDLFGQLQGTHRYRAIVTVNTQEVNDPKQALINPLGLYVTNFSWGEVVSPSSTSVAGQSSDGGQGK, from the coding sequence GTGGCAACAACTTCAAAGACATTGAATCCATATACTGCGGCGCGACAAGAGTGGGATGAGCGCTATGGAGATCTGATCTCTCGCGCAAAGCACTGGAGGCTGATTGCCTTCCTATCCATGTCTACGACTCTGGTCTGCGTGACTGGCATGGTCACAATTGGCTACAGGTCCCACACTGTTCCCTACGTAGTCGCGCTCGATGATGTTGGCCGTGCCGTCCCCGTCATTCCGGCGAAGCAGGTTGCTGTGAAAGATGTTCGCTTGCAAGAGGCGACGGTCGCTCGCTGGATCACGAATCTGCGGACTGTCGAGATCGATCCTGTTGTTCAGCGAAAGATGGTGGACGAAGTGTACGCGCTTGCCTCAGCAAGTTCCGCGGCATCGCAGACGCTGACGGACTGGTATCAGCAAAACTCACCGTTCGCCAGGCTCCAGAAAGAAACCGTGGACATCTCCATTGAGTCGATCGTTCAGCAATCTCCAAAGAGCTACGAGGTGGTATGGACGGAAGCGACTCACGATCTATTCGGTCAATTGCAAGGTACTCATCGCTACCGAGCGATCGTGACGGTCAACACTCAAGAGGTGAATGACCCTAAACAGGCCCTCATCAATCCTCTCGGTCTGTATGTCACAAATTTCAGTTGGGGTGAAGTCGTCAGTCCGTCGTCAACTAGCGTCGCCGGGCAATCATCGGATGGAGGTCAAGGCAAATGA
- the trbL gene encoding P-type conjugative transfer protein TrbL: MKRTTIFVAAGLVCSLSIAHAQNATSDVGGTFQQVQTAANAWIPAIMAAATRLFYLLAAIDFAWSAPSFLRESDFMGLFLSLIKKLLVISFFYAVLVHGQTWIPAIVNSFITIGTNATGLSAAQSPSDIMAQGIQICSDLFDKVNGANLLTQTGAALTTILMIVMVFASYLIIVLHYIVTKLEAIIVMTAGYIFLGFAGSRWTMPYFERYISLAISTGVRLMLIYLMLGVFKTVSQNWVAAMDSYTPDQPALQIFPTIASMLLFAFASWMIPKMAGSIASGSLGLGGADIVNAGAAAATGAALAVATVASGGALAAGGAAAAGAGGMEAVGALGGDMAAGTSASMASGAADTAAGGAGVPAPVGPPPGGGVEPISGGSTPSSPIEATPVSSSGVAEAPSRGTETPSSGDPGPIESNHSDLGNSEPSFNVGRQRKRNLVPDDGSEHSPPPQLRMEGEE; the protein is encoded by the coding sequence ATGAAACGAACGACCATCTTTGTGGCTGCGGGTTTAGTGTGCTCATTGTCGATAGCCCACGCGCAGAATGCTACCAGCGACGTGGGCGGCACGTTTCAGCAGGTGCAGACAGCCGCGAATGCCTGGATACCGGCAATCATGGCGGCTGCCACAAGGCTGTTCTACCTCTTAGCAGCGATTGATTTCGCGTGGTCGGCCCCAAGTTTTCTGCGGGAAAGCGACTTCATGGGCCTGTTCTTGTCGCTGATCAAAAAACTCCTGGTGATCTCGTTCTTCTATGCCGTTCTCGTACACGGACAGACTTGGATTCCCGCAATAGTAAACAGCTTTATCACCATCGGCACGAATGCGACCGGCCTTTCAGCGGCCCAAAGCCCTTCCGACATCATGGCGCAAGGCATCCAGATTTGCAGCGATCTGTTTGACAAGGTTAACGGCGCCAACCTGCTCACGCAGACCGGAGCGGCCCTGACGACGATTCTCATGATCGTGATGGTCTTCGCTTCGTATCTGATTATCGTGCTGCACTACATCGTCACTAAGCTCGAAGCGATCATCGTGATGACGGCAGGCTACATCTTCCTTGGCTTTGCTGGTAGCCGCTGGACTATGCCGTATTTTGAAAGGTACATTTCATTAGCAATTTCGACTGGCGTTCGGTTGATGTTGATTTACCTAATGCTTGGGGTCTTCAAGACCGTCTCCCAGAATTGGGTGGCGGCGATGGACAGTTATACACCGGATCAACCGGCGCTCCAGATATTCCCGACCATCGCGTCAATGCTTCTCTTTGCGTTCGCATCCTGGATGATCCCCAAGATGGCGGGATCGATCGCCAGTGGCAGCCTCGGCCTGGGCGGAGCCGACATCGTAAATGCCGGTGCCGCGGCTGCTACAGGAGCGGCCCTCGCCGTTGCCACAGTCGCGAGTGGCGGCGCGCTCGCTGCGGGTGGAGCGGCTGCCGCAGGTGCCGGCGGCATGGAGGCAGTCGGAGCGCTTGGCGGTGATATGGCGGCGGGGACATCGGCGTCGATGGCTTCCGGCGCTGCGGACACCGCGGCGGGAGGCGCGGGCGTACCTGCGCCAGTGGGTCCTCCCCCAGGTGGCGGAGTCGAACCCATTTCGGGTGGCTCAACGCCGAGTTCACCCATCGAGGCCACTCCGGTTTCCAGTTCTGGCGTTGCGGAAGCGCCATCGCGCGGAACCGAAACACCTTCGAGTGGCGATCCGGGGCCAATCGAGAGTAATCACAGCGACCTGGGCAATTCAGAACCGAGTTTCAACGTCGGGCGGCAAAGGAAGCGGAATCTGGTGCCAGACGACGGGAGCGAACATAGTCCGCCGCCTCAACTGCGGATGGAAGGGGAGGAATAG